attttgaatcaAGAAGATTGATAGTAGTACCTTGTTGACGAAGTGAAGGCAGAAGGGTTGATTAGATCGTGGAGTAgggttttgttgttgttgaggcTTGAAAGAATCATACCATCGAGCTTTGGCTTGTTGATGCTGAATGCCTGCATTGTGGCGTTTCCGATCGGAAGGTGTGTCTTGAAATTGCTTTTCGCAATATTCACAGAAATACTTTCTTATTGgcattttcttcttcctctttgtctctcttcttcaaatcttttaatgcatgtcaaaaaaatttatcataaatttatacAACAATTATACGTGAATACTCCAATTTTCTCTATCTTCATTTTATCTTTATCTCTCTCTTTCTATCACATCATGGTTAATATATATTCCTGCACAAAGTCGtgcaaatttattaatatacatACTAATCTTTCAAAATGAAAAGCAAAATGGAATATATAACACATTCATAGTTCAAAACAACTtgctataaatttttattaaactaaaacaTAAATGTTTATGCTTCATTTTTCAGCTCTTGATTTAAGTCTTTTTACCcgtacaatatttaaataacgtgagatgagattatatataagaaaatcatTAGTCCAAAATCAAGAATATACTTGTTCTCTTAGTTTCTTTTCCTTTGGAAGCTACTTTCGAATTTCCTCTTATATCTTTAgtcttaattctttttaaatatttaagtcactAGCATgagtaatctaatgacttaaTCCTACGTAACAAGCATGTCATGATGACTACATTAATTTTACCATCTTCTTGttataactttattttggtAAGATTGAACATGATTAAGTCCGTAAGCGGTGTCTCACTTACCCTCGCTTCCATCGTATATAGACAGAAAATTCATCTAGTAAGAATGAATTATATACTTCTCACTTTATTCGTATATATTAAATAGTATATAAGTATACATATATAAAACATCACCCATGAATGACAATCCCAACTATTAATAAACACATTCAAACTATCACGCGTTCAACCTTGTAAATTCTTATGATTTTCTGTAATGTAACATAAAAACATCACTCAATCATGTTATAACATTTATTCTTAAACATCATACTAATCATCTAATGTAAAGagaaaaatcaaataacatGATTAGAATAGGTTTTTCCAAAATAGCACCATATTTAGGTTAAAACGATGCAAAACTGAGTCTAACTACAGCGTCAACTGACAATAACTTATTGTTATCATAATTGAATCAACAATCACTCTTTAGAAAGCTTATGATTTCTagtttatagataaaaaaattagttttcaaaTTAAGCCTTCAATTTGTGCGGTTTATCCAAACAATACAcaaatgttacaaaaaaaaatacgaCAGCAACTTTGATCTAACTTGTAACTCCTTTTTTAAGTATCGATACTCATCAAATACAATGAAGTTTGTACTTAAATTGAAGGTAATTGAGGTTACTTTCCAGAAAATTAACAATCACACGAAAATAAGTTCTATAAAAAAGTTATGACCAAAATATCACATATATGTCTTGCGAATTTTAAGTTGGCAGCACTCGTTTCAATCACAccaatttcttaataaaattttacaaacaCAAATGGTAcaaattatgaacacatcaaatacataaaagaatcaaattgaaaagaaattaaTGACACACAATACATCAAACAATATCACAACATCAATTCACTCAACCTATTTTTTCACAAGAATAAAAAGGGTTTTTTATGTCattaagaaaatttaattatacTCCTAGTTTTTTCAATCATACATGACCTATTTCAATCATCCTAAATCTAACCTAGAAaaactctttttttctttcaaacccTCGAAACCCAAATCCCTAATCTATGGTAAGCACTACCTCACACATGAATGTAAGAAAATATGCGAAGAGAACACACCTCTTGATTTTCAAAAGAATGGAGAAGATGATGATCCTCTcaactcttttttcttttacttataGCAAGAAAAATGTGCACTCTTCCTTGTCGAATGCTCATCCAGCTCCCCAAATTTTCAGTTTTTACTAGATTTTAGCTTCTGGTAGTGTATTTGGGGATGGAGAGACAAAATAGAGACGGATGAGAAAAGGAATAGAAAAAGAATAGGATGAGCATTCACTCTCTTGCTCTCTCTTCTTCTTGATATGTGTGTTTTGTTTTGGTGTATGTAGTGTAAGGGAATGAATAATGTTGATTTGATCAATTGGACTTTTGTCTTATGGAGTTTACATGCGAAATAAACCTCATTTATATTCACTCTTCTGTTTCTCTTGCTTATAACTCCAAAACCAATTATAACATGTAtcactctatttttttttctgctacaaattataattttatattaatagataaaatataaaataatcactatcaattatttaatgtcagattttttattaataaagattaaataaaattattataatattttaaaaaataataaaattcaattaatatacAATAAGTTTGTATAGGAGGGAGGGTCTCCAGCCCACCCTTAAACCCCTAGATCCGTCCATGGCAAGGGACAATCAACTTCTTTGGCTCTCAAACTCGATATATGGAGAAGACAATTTATCTCTATTCTCCGACTTTAGAAGGAATTGTAAGATACCACACAGAGACCAACTTTATGGAATTTTAATTAAGGTCATTCCTATTCACTAAATACTCAACACAGTCTATAACCGCTTTTAATGGTGTAATCGCCTTTACTATCAAATCTCGAAATAATCTAATCAGATTTGTGCAACCTCGTGAGAGTAAGTtgcaagatctcatttgcatctCAATAATTAAAAACAGACTGAATGAATGCAGACATATATGTATCAATTAGTTGACTTACATTATGATAAAGGTGGTGGAGGTATTTGCACACGCATATTTACTTCACTTCTCAACCAAATATGAACGGAGGAGCTATCTCCAATCTTTCAACCATCTCAACACTTGGGAATGCCAGTACTACCCCTAATTAGGGTGAGAAAGATCGctgattataaaaaataaaataataaaattaatttttaactcgTTTTAAAATTTGgcgattttagttcttttagtttaaaatttttaattctaattcaataattttgatttattttataaatgattgaTCCCATTAATTTTAACTCGAAATTAAGAAATCAAAATCGCAATATATTTGTACCTTAACGTTATTTAAACAGATATTTGATCATATTCCActtatttactaaaataataGGCGCAATTGTATCCATTCCAACATGTGATTGGACGTTTATCTCACAAAATTCAATCcacaaaacaatttttaaaatatatatattttttgatatcaaaagacattttgtaagatgtgaaattttttaattgaatactattaaattttatttatattttttaaaattttttatgtttttttcacTCGATTGTTTTATAaccaaaatgtattttaaaacttattaaaatGTAGATAGATCATTTTTATtgtacaatttttattttaggaaattataaaaagtagttaaattttgcttttaagttatttaataaCATAGactaatagaaaaaattaaagacaAAGTCGACTTTTTTCATTTATCCTTTAGAAAGAGGCATTTTGAAGTCATTTTCTATTCCGAATCACATATATACataacattttcttttcttttatataaataagtgGTATTCacataaatctaattttttgtgttttttttaaactttgtcATACAAATGTTGCATTAATTTGATACCAAATACATGAGTATTCTGAGTATTTTAATCACTTTGAATTGATTATGTCACATTTATAAACATTTTCTTGTATTATGCTATTAACAattgttgtaattttatttgtaaattcatcaattataattttttgtaacatTGAATTTGTGTTATTTACTATGTATTCtaccaattaaaataaatattttttagtaccGAAAACAAAGATTGAAAGTGGAGACAAGAAAAACTATTACTCTAATACTCATGTTTAATATTTGTAATATGTActatatttaatgtttaattaatatgtatGTTTTTGGTTCTTAACTTATATAGTCATGGCTTCAATAATAGAGAAAAGACTTGTTCGTAATTGTTTGCATCAGCGATGACAATAAAGACTATAATCAAGTGTATATGTAGCACTGTAGCAGTACAACAAATCCAACCGCCTAAACTACCAAATTGACCGAAGAACCAGAGGCCAAATATTATGGTCTTAAATCTTATCCTTGAATATTAGTAGGATTCAACTCCAAAGCTAACATCGTAAGGAATTTCTTCCGAATGAGATTGCACCTTTGAAAATAACCTGGAAGTTTGAAAGTTAATCTAGTctgaaaagataaaaaaagttcTTACCGTAAAGAGACTAAAGGAGCCCAAAATGAACAAGAAATATTGATAACAAAAAACAGAAATATTACAGGAAAACACATATATTGACCACTCTACTTTCTAGCAAAAGCAGAAGAGCATTCTAGAAGAAACTAAATAGAACTAAAGgaatgacaaaaaaaatcacTAGGCTAATAACTAGAGAAAGACAATGCTTGTATCCACAGCTGATTTGCCATTCACAGCAAGTGCAATTCCAACAAATTTTCTCATTGTTGACTTAACCAAAGAGCATACCCTTGAGTTGACCAAAGGAGCAGAGGAATGAACATCTAAACAGCTATATGGGTGATCTGCGTTTTGATCCATTTATTATGATGACAACAAGTAATCTCCATTTTTCCTTGTGCTATTTTCTTTTGGTAGAAATGGCAAGTACCTGGACCTGCTCAGAAGCGCGAGTATAACTAGACAAGGTAAGATCTGCAAGATGAGGTTCAATTTCAATATTCCGTAATAGCGCAATACTCAAGACAGATCAACTGAGATGTGGTTATGTCAAAATGACAGAAACGACCCACACAACGGAAGCAAAAATAAGCATGTGGGCAAATAAGGACATCACCACAACTTCCAATAACCATGCTAAGCATAACTAAATTAAGCAACAACCTGTCATTATCTCGACAAATACAAATACTGATACAACATTTAGATAATTGCAGACACTTGTCTTCTATTGCATGTTACAATCTGCTGTGATACAGGAAACGGGGTATTCTGAATACCCGTTGAGGGTTGGATAATATTGGGTAGCATATATCTCTAAATCTTCTTTCACAGGGCAACTGGATACAACAAAGATACTAACAAATATCATATCATCAAATAGAATGAACGCATAGCATTCATGGAAACAACACTTGCAGTTTTGTTACATTTCACAACATATTACAAGCCAAGAAACGGACATTGCTTCCTTGCATGCTCTGGAACCAATTTCACCAAGGTCTCGACAGGGACTCCTTTCAGTTCTGGTACACAAGCACCAACAACACATTCAGCCACAAGCCCAGAACTATCAATGAAAACAAAAGATAGCCAAAGTCACAAATACAGTAGCCTATTCAAAAATCAACATACCGTGAGGTTTGAAGTTAAACAGTGGTGGAAGGAAACGACCAGTTGGCAAGCGAGCGTTCGGGTCACGAAGCTCATCAAAGAAAGGATGGGTCAAGGCATCCAACTGCACCACATAAAGCAACAATACATGAAATATGTTATACATACGCCCTCAGAGGATGAGAAACAGCCATTGAATAACTAGATTAGAAACACCATAAAATTGCCAAATACAAACTTGAAGAACCATTATATGATTGAGGGAAACactaatgtaattttttaggaGGTGGGTATGAAAGGTCTGCAAGAAGTCGTATACTCACAGCTTGGCACCGCAGGTTTGGGGAGTATTGTAATAATCTTGATACCAAATCAACAGCTTCTGGAGGCATGCGCTTATGAAAGATCTGGTAAAAGAAATTCATCAAGTATACATATTAGTGTAGTATGGTTAATAAGGAGTTCTGAATACATTAATAAGATGAGCTTAAGAAAAAACCATGAAATACTataagatttattttaatacCTTGTGCCATGGATGTGCTTTGATTTGGGGGAATTTAAATTCTGTATAATTAGGATTCATGCATTTAATCTCTTCCCTTGTCGGAGTTCCCAGAACCTATCAGAACAACCAATAAATGGACCATTTACATATAAGATACTGGCATCGTTTTGAAAAGCAAGGCCACCTATCCAGCTGATCAACTCATCAATTAAaccaattcatttttaaaaggctAAAGCAAAGACAATATCAACAATTCAACATGCATTCAATAATGTTGCAACTTAAATGAATTATTATCCAAGTATATCAAGCTGAAAAAAACTACTGCAATGCAAATAAAGAGAATATTATCCGCAAAAATGAGGAGTTAAaagtataaaaacaaaatacctTGATGATCTCAACAAGCTGGTCAACTCCACTCTCACCAGGGAACAAAGGCTGGGAAAAgcatataaatatttcaattaaatgtaCTTAATTACAAAACTATAGTAGCTCGCATCAACAGCCACCAACCTGTCCAAGCAGCAGCTCAGCCAAAACACAACCAACAGACCAGACATCAATAGCTGTAGTATATTCAGTTGCTCCAAAAATAAGCTCAGGTGCTCTATAATATCTAGAACATATGTACGATATATTTGGTTCGCCTTTAACCTGCCAAAAGTAGGACCAAAATACAGTCAAAAAAATAAACCATCTAACTCAAGACAACAGACGGTTAAAGAGAATGAATGTAGGATGAAGCAGACATGCAGACACACATGTAACATACCAAGACTTTTGCACTTCCGAAGTCACATAATTTAACCTGGTGGGTGTGCGGATTAACCTACATATAAAAGCATTTAGTTAGT
The genomic region above belongs to Cicer arietinum cultivar CDC Frontier isolate Library 1 chromosome 4, Cicar.CDCFrontier_v2.0, whole genome shotgun sequence and contains:
- the LOC101501476 gene encoding zinc finger CCCH domain-containing protein 3, with protein sequence MPIRKYFCEYCEKQFQDTPSDRKRHNAGIQHQQAKARWYDSFKPQQQQNPTPRSNQPFCLHFVNKGFCRFGDSCKYFHPNTQQLQQPGNVAGDSMRTRMGVSLDNLPPSLQPPPEGGYPELPFVDWG
- the LOC101500512 gene encoding putative glycogen synthase kinase-3, with amino-acid sequence MASVGVAPTSGLRETSGHAAAGVDRLPEEMNDMKIRDDREMEATVVDGNGTETGHIIVTTIGGRNGQPKQTISYMAERVVGHGSFGVVFQAKCLETGETVAIKKVLQDKRYKNRELQTMRLLDHPNVVALKHCFFSTTEKDELYLNLVLEYVPETVHRVIKHYNKLNQRMPLIYVKLYTYQIFRALSYIHRCIGVCHRDIKPQNLLVNPHTHQVKLCDFGSAKVLVKGEPNISYICSRYYRAPELIFGATEYTTAIDVWSVGCVLAELLLGQPLFPGESGVDQLVEIIKVLGTPTREEIKCMNPNYTEFKFPQIKAHPWHKIFHKRMPPEAVDLVSRLLQYSPNLRCQALDALTHPFFDELRDPNARLPTGRFLPPLFNFKPHELKGVPVETLVKLVPEHARKQCPFLGL